In Brassica napus cultivar Da-Ae chromosome C2, Da-Ae, whole genome shotgun sequence, the sequence ATTTTGGAGCGTTTGCGGGGGAGCCACCACCTGAAGATGGGGAAGCGCTTGGAGTGGCGGAGGAGTTCTTCTTGGTGGTGGTGGGAGCAGAGGCCGTAGGCGGCGAGGTTGGGGCGGAAGCGGTTTGTTTTGGGGACCCTGCGGCGGGTGGTTTTGGGGATCCTGCGGCGGTTGGTTTTGGGGATGCTGCTCCGGAGGGTTGTTTGGGGGATGCTGCTGCGGTGGGAGAAGCAGTGGGTGAGCTTTTGTTGGCGTTGGCTTTAGGCGCTCCGGCTGGTGTTGGAGGATCAGCGGCGAAGACGGCGGTGATGGCCAAGACGGCGACGGCAATAGATAGGAGCATAATGGTCCTTGTCATCTTTAAATGTGTGAATGTGAGATTTTCTTAAATGCGGTAATTAAGTATTAAATTACTTATggtgaaaaatataaaagggaAGAAAAGAGATATAGGGGATTTAACCGAAGTTTCAGTTGACCGGGTCCATAGGAGCTTGTcttgaaaattttattggtttcaTCTTTTGTTTAGTTAAAGAGAGAACATGTGGTGATGGTAATTTCCACTTTCAAAAGACAACTGAGAGAACACGTGTCCAACGTAATGA encodes:
- the LOC106428650 gene encoding putative protein TPRXL codes for the protein MTRTIMLLSIAVAVLAITAVFAADPPTPAGAPKANANKSSPTASPTAAASPKQPSGAASPKPTAAGSPKPPAAGSPKQTASAPTSPPTASAPTTTKKNSSATPSASPSSGGGSPANAPKSSSAKTPAPSPDSSSGGPTSSSESPTSSSEGPTSSSEGPTSSSEGPTSSSDSPSASSPPSPTPDMSPSSSPDEGPTSEDPEASAPTGRASSLEISISGSVLIAAAWLFFI